From a single Verrucomicrobiota bacterium genomic region:
- the proB gene encoding glutamate 5-kinase — MRHACLQSISRIVVKLGTGVLTDSQKKPDPAQFAQLADQLASLKQAGKEVVVVTSGAVGAGMGALGFDKRPSDLATQQACAAIGQSKLMSTYEGLFNPRGIPIAQVLLTHDDLEHHERHLNARNTLVTLLRHQVIPIINENDAVSSTELKFGDNDKLSALVASLLPADLLVILTTVEGMFHNYGKPDARRISIVESIDSDLEGHASGTTSATAVGGMATKLQAAKIATRSGIPLIIASGRKPQLLAGLLAGEDDGTLFLPKEGKLRGRKRWIAFFHKPKGSLFVDRGAMDALRDHGRSLLAPGVQRVEGEFAEGDVVRICDADGLEFARGIARFSALQFAGEKHSRLELIHRDDLVVL, encoded by the coding sequence ATGCGGCATGCCTGCCTTCAATCCATTTCAAGAATTGTGGTCAAACTGGGCACGGGAGTGCTCACCGACAGCCAAAAAAAACCAGATCCCGCGCAATTCGCGCAACTCGCCGATCAACTCGCCTCCCTGAAGCAGGCGGGCAAGGAAGTCGTGGTCGTGACCAGCGGCGCCGTCGGGGCGGGCATGGGCGCGCTCGGCTTCGACAAAAGACCGTCCGATCTCGCAACCCAGCAAGCCTGCGCAGCCATCGGCCAATCCAAGCTCATGTCCACCTACGAGGGCTTGTTCAATCCTCGGGGCATCCCCATCGCGCAAGTGCTGCTGACCCATGACGACCTCGAACATCACGAACGACATCTCAACGCCCGCAACACCCTCGTCACCCTCCTTCGCCATCAAGTCATCCCCATCATCAACGAAAACGACGCCGTCTCCTCCACGGAACTGAAATTTGGGGATAACGACAAGCTCTCAGCCCTCGTCGCCTCCCTGCTGCCCGCCGACCTTCTCGTCATCCTTACGACCGTCGAAGGCATGTTCCATAACTACGGAAAGCCGGACGCTCGCCGCATCTCCATCGTCGAATCGATCGACTCCGACCTCGAAGGACACGCCTCCGGCACCACAAGCGCCACCGCAGTGGGCGGCATGGCGACCAAACTTCAAGCCGCCAAAATCGCAACCCGCAGCGGCATCCCGCTGATCATCGCTTCCGGTCGCAAGCCCCAACTTCTGGCCGGCCTGCTGGCCGGAGAGGACGACGGCACATTGTTCCTCCCGAAAGAGGGCAAGTTGCGCGGACGCAAACGCTGGATCGCCTTTTTTCACAAACCCAAAGGATCGTTGTTCGTGGATCGCGGAGCGATGGACGCCTTGCGCGATCACGGTCGCAGCCTGCTGGCTCCCGGCGTCCAGCGCGTCGAAGGCGAATTCGCCGAAGGAGACGTTGTGCGCATCTGCGACGCGGATGGACTCGAGTTCGCCCGCGGCATCGCGCGCTTTTCCGCCCTCCAGTTCGCCGGCGAGAAACACTCCCGCCTGGAACTCATCCACCGCGATGACCTGGTGGTGCTTTGA